A window of the Virgibacillus pantothenticus genome harbors these coding sequences:
- a CDS encoding polyribonucleotide nucleotidyltransferase: MAEEKQQFSTEIAGKKFAVETGELAKQANGACMIHYGDTAVLSVATASSEPKDLPFFPLTVNYEERLYAVGKIPGGFIKREGRPSEKAILSSRLIDRPIRPLFPDGYRNEVQVISTVMSVDQDCPSEIAAMIGSSIALCISDIPFAEPIAGVNVGRVDGEFVINPTIEQEGKSDIELTVAGTKDAINMVEAGANEVPEEVMLEAIMFGHQEIVRLVEFQERIVEAVGIKKQEPTLFDIDQTLAAKVEVEAKDKLIEAIQVKEKHAREEAIAAVKEEVLQAYEEDEEAGKQVKAILDQMVKAEVRRLITKEKVRPDGRQIDEIRPLSSRIHVLPRTHGSGLFTRGQTQALSVCTLGALGDVQILDGLDLEESKRFMHHYNFPAYSVGETGPIRGPGRREIGHGALGERALEKVIPSEKEFPYTIRLVSEVLESNGSTSQASICASTLAMMDAGVPIKAPVAGIAMGLVKSGDDYTILSDIQGMEDALGDMDFKVAGTAKGVTALQMDIKIDGLSKEILEEALHQAKKGRMHILESMLATIEKPKDNLSQYAPKILTMQINPDKIRDVIGPSGKQINQIIDETGVKIDIEQDGSVFISSTEAAMNEKAKKIIEDLVREVEVGQLYLGKVKRIEKFGAFVELFKGKDGLVHISELAEERTNKVEDVVSIGDEILVKVKEIDHQGRVNLSRKAVLKEERERKEAAKNQK, from the coding sequence ATGGCAGAAGAAAAACAACAATTCTCTACAGAAATAGCCGGAAAAAAATTTGCCGTTGAAACTGGAGAATTAGCAAAACAAGCAAATGGCGCTTGTATGATTCATTATGGGGATACTGCTGTACTATCAGTAGCTACGGCTTCCAGTGAGCCAAAGGACCTTCCTTTTTTCCCTTTGACTGTGAACTATGAAGAACGCCTATATGCAGTAGGTAAAATACCAGGAGGATTTATTAAACGGGAAGGAAGACCAAGTGAAAAAGCGATTCTGTCTTCACGTCTTATTGACCGACCAATCCGTCCTTTATTTCCAGATGGTTATCGGAATGAAGTTCAAGTAATAAGCACTGTGATGAGCGTAGATCAAGATTGTCCATCCGAAATTGCGGCAATGATCGGCTCATCGATTGCCTTATGTATTTCTGACATTCCATTTGCAGAACCGATTGCAGGGGTGAATGTCGGTCGTGTGGATGGAGAATTTGTCATTAATCCAACGATTGAGCAAGAAGGAAAAAGTGATATTGAATTGACCGTTGCTGGAACAAAAGACGCGATTAATATGGTAGAAGCTGGTGCCAATGAAGTCCCAGAGGAAGTCATGCTAGAAGCAATTATGTTTGGACACCAGGAAATTGTTCGTTTAGTTGAGTTTCAAGAGCGAATTGTGGAAGCTGTTGGGATTAAAAAACAGGAACCGACTTTATTTGATATCGATCAAACGCTAGCTGCAAAAGTGGAAGTGGAAGCGAAAGATAAGTTGATTGAGGCTATTCAAGTTAAAGAAAAACATGCACGCGAAGAAGCTATTGCTGCAGTGAAAGAAGAAGTACTACAAGCTTACGAAGAAGACGAAGAAGCAGGCAAGCAGGTCAAGGCAATTCTTGATCAAATGGTAAAAGCAGAGGTACGACGATTAATTACGAAAGAAAAGGTTCGTCCTGATGGGAGACAAATTGATGAAATTCGTCCACTATCGTCTCGTATTCATGTATTGCCGCGTACACATGGTTCCGGATTATTTACAAGGGGACAAACGCAAGCATTAAGTGTCTGTACACTAGGTGCTTTAGGCGATGTACAGATCCTTGACGGTCTTGATTTAGAGGAATCTAAACGCTTTATGCACCATTATAATTTTCCTGCTTATAGTGTTGGAGAAACGGGACCAATCAGAGGACCTGGTCGTCGTGAAATTGGGCACGGTGCATTAGGAGAACGAGCTTTAGAGAAAGTGATTCCATCCGAAAAAGAATTTCCATATACGATTCGTTTAGTATCAGAAGTGTTGGAGTCTAATGGATCAACCTCGCAAGCAAGTATTTGTGCAAGTACGCTTGCTATGATGGATGCCGGAGTCCCAATTAAGGCACCAGTAGCAGGTATTGCAATGGGGCTGGTCAAATCCGGTGATGATTATACGATTCTTTCCGATATTCAAGGAATGGAAGACGCACTTGGCGACATGGACTTTAAAGTGGCAGGAACAGCAAAAGGCGTAACCGCATTACAAATGGATATCAAAATCGATGGCTTGTCTAAAGAAATTTTAGAAGAAGCATTGCATCAAGCGAAAAAAGGCAGAATGCATATTCTTGAGTCAATGCTTGCGACCATTGAAAAACCAAAAGATAACCTTTCTCAATATGCACCGAAGATTTTAACCATGCAAATTAATCCGGATAAAATTCGCGATGTAATCGGACCAAGCGGAAAGCAAATTAATCAAATCATCGATGAGACAGGTGTAAAAATTGATATTGAGCAAGATGGTAGTGTATTTATTTCATCCACTGAAGCAGCAATGAACGAAAAAGCGAAGAAAATTATTGAGGACTTAGTACGCGAAGTCGAGGTTGGACAATTATACCTTGGAAAAGTAAAACGAATTGAGAAATTTGGCGCTTTTGTTGAATTATTTAAAGGAAAAGACGGTCTGGTTCACATTTCTGAACTGGCAGAAGAGCGTACAAATAAAGTAGAAGACGTCGTTTCCATTGGTGATGAAATTTTAGTGAAAGTAAAAGAAATTGACCATCAAGGTAGAGTAAACTTGTCTCGAAAAGCTGTGTTAAAAGAAGAACGGGAAAGAAAAGAAGCTGCAAAAAATCAAAAATAA